The genomic window AAATCAGACAAAAGAGGGTTGGAGGTGGTGCAGGCGCAAATTAAAGTCTTCTCTAAAGAGGTTTCAAATGATCTTGTATTCATTGGTGTATTTTTTGTACATTAattaaaatttacatttgtatTAACAACAAGAATAAAGCCGCTCAATATCAAAGTGCTAAGAACAAAAATCAATGTGAAAtgcaacaattattattatatcattaTTCTATGCATGTATGTTTTTCGCTGATTGAGGAAGGGGGTGTGACTTCAAGGTGGGAGCACTTATTTATTCCTTTCTTTATTTCTACCTAAAAACTCATGCCTGTGTATTTGTAGTATAATTTGTAGTTTTTGTAACACTAAATGAATTGTCAGTAGCAACAACCTAAGTCACAGTGTTTTTGTTGATCCAAAATTTCAAGGCATTTTATGAAGCAAAACCTAAATCCAAGTGACCACCAGTGACTCTGTCATTTCTTTGCATAGTTGCCATTGATGTAGGGTCTTGATTGACAGATCAGGGTTGTCTGGAGAGTTAATTGTGTAGTGACAAAAGAATGGGAACCCTAGGCTTTTGCAGTGGTGATAATTTAATGTCAATGGAGATGGGGGCGTGTCTTGCAGTGCTTTATCTGTTGGCTCGTGATGATCACTAAATCTTCAGGAAACAAACTGACCATAAACAAGTTCCAACAAACTTTTATTGATATCATTTCCAAATGTCGTGTCTATAAAATGCAGATTCATCCCAGAATGTACGGTGTAAATTATATAAATACTCCTGTATTGGCCGGATGTGCTGTAcactaaagggaaggtacaagtttggtaattactcaaaacaaatattaacttaaaaacttacttggtaacgagcatctgagagctgttgatagtataaaacattgtgggaaatgactccctctgaagtagcgtagtttttgagaaagaggtaatttctcactaaaataataaaagacttcttgctagaagtcttttattcctagctgaaagcacacaaatttgtcccacaaggtttttttcttgcaatttcgatgaccaattgagcccaaattttcacaggcttgttatttactggttataatgggatacattgagtgggaacactggtctttgacaattaccaaacgtgtacgttCCCTTTAATAAAAGCTTGAACAAACTCTGATATTCAATCAGATCTGTTGCTGTTATTTCAGAATTTCATACACAATTGTATGCATAGACAATGGGTACTCGATCTACCTAGTGTGATGAACTGTTTTAATCAAATGAATCtacggtaggcctacatgtattgtattattttacaATATTAGTAAAActtatacacatgtacacagcATTAGAATTTGTAGAAAGTATTCTTAAACATCTTATTGCACATAAAATTAAACCATAATTGCCTACTCCACAGTTGACAACATTTGTGGAGAGTAGTGTTAGCCCTTTGCACCACAGCATGTATTGTTTGAGAGCATATCTGTGCTTTTAAACTCATACTATCCCAGATGATTGAAGGAAAAAGTAAACTGggtaattattgttttaaaaataaagagtTAAAAAGTCGGTATTTGTAACCATTGTTCTCAATtagagattattcttcctgcatgaatTTTCAGGGATATCTCAAAACGTGTTAATCACccattgaaatcaaattttgcattttttcttGTATAACACTACATTTTAAAGAGTTAAATTataaaacggtttcaaaaaccaCACTGTGTATGCAGAGCTATTTGAATACAACCAGCATAAAAAAAGATGATCAGcgcattaattttgtttcatcaaACTTCCTTTCCTATGATATACATACAGGAGACTTGGCTTCCGCCCCCATGTCTCTTTTGTGATGAGGAATGACAaggagaaagaaagaaaatattaaaagccATGCATTTGAACGGTTTCAATTGTCTTTGTTTGATTTGGAATGAGAATACATTAAGCCTGCTTTGTGTATTTTGCTTCTGCAGAACTCTGTTTTGAACTGAATTTTATATGAAAACCACAAACTTGAACAATATTTGTGTTCTCAATACATTGTACTCTGCTCTTTATAATTTAATGTtggaattaaaataaaataaaactttttttctgtgcaaatttgagagAAAATGCTTTTACCCCcatcattattttaaacacaaatttttgtttgctgATGTTCATACAccatccttttttttattttgtttggttaaATAAATTACTGAAGGACACTTTTGTCTTGTATTTTTAACAATTAACGCTGAATTTACGTAAACTAATGTAATGCATGTGTTTTTGCAATAAATTAAGAGAGCTACATGTACCTGTGCATTTTTATTGACCAAAAGTGTGTACTCTTGTGAACTAGTGTAGTGTGCTCATAACTGCTTGGCCTGAGCTTACATGTTGGTTTGTTGTACCAAACTCATGTGCCAAGCATATAATGTATTATAATATTCTTTATGCAGCACATGGTGGTTTATGTTTACTTTGTTGTGTTGATTCTTGTTCTAAAGGAGTTTGTCTTGCTTTTACTCCACCCACATAGTCCCAAGTGGCAGTGATGGGAGCAAGAAATGatctgaaagaacaaacaccaaaACAGCAAAAGTAAATACACATGCTGTTCCCGCAAACTGAAAGATATAACAACCAAGCAAGCAATTGCCTTAAATCCCATGATCATCCACCCCTCCCCTTCAGTTCACCACTAACCAGTGGTTTTATCATTTTATACAATTACATGTCCAGGTGTATAAAGTTGGAAGGTACATATATCTGCCCCCCTACACATGAAATTTCCCACAGTCATGAGTCCCATGATTTCAAACCAACAGTATTTGATATTAAACAGACTTTTAACTAAAGATTTGTCCTTGTAATTCAATTTTCTTGTGCTGTTCTTCTGTAGTTCACCTTAAATGAGGCCATCGACTATTCGTGAACTACAACTAATTATAAAAATCCGGAATGTTTATTGTACAGCCTGTGTTTAAATTTATAACATTGTTAGTCTTTATTGAATTGAGTCTCACACAAAAAAGGATAAAAGAAAACTTTGAAAATattcaaattaaataaaactttgGGAAACAGAATGGTCAATTGGTGGCGCTATTTGAGTTCGTTGCTGCATGCTGCTGACAAACATCGACACGACGCAATCTCATCAATTTAATTATAACaacaccatagagctatatgaACAACACACATGTTTAGGGTGGGGGGAGGGTGCGATTCGTGCGTGCACCGCTTTGAGTTCATGAAAAAAGGCCAACATGGCGGAAGTTGTCGTAGAAAATTTCATAGGTGGTAAATTTCTGTCCACTGAAAAATACCTGGACAGCTATGACCCATCAACAGGGGTTGTTTGGGCCAAAATACCGGATAGCAGTGAGCTGGAAGTGGATCAGGCAGTGCAGGCTGCAAGGCAAGCATTTCCAGGGTAAGCTAGTTTTTATGGCAaggtagcgtcatacgttatcgaccctcatatgttttcggtccccaactttgattcccgttgaCCGCGAAATtatgcaagctgcaccggtgacagaagctatgcagtttactcatcacggtctgtattttcaccaggcttaatcatgcggagaataaagtttcctgtcgttggttatgctcaaacatttgtaaattgattgatttttggtactaatcactagtgcattattatgccaacattcaaatgattcaaagaaacatcatccaacctcgaaagttcaaaataaaattactatctgctaaattgagtttcattctgctttagtcactagatggatcacgtgaggtggttactatttgggattctatggtgtgcatatgtggggaaaatattaaaatattttaagtgaaaatgacaataattttttattttatttactgcatactgtaataaattccgataagcgtaataaatattaagtctacaattaaagagaaaatatcatagattggtttcttatctcctgaaaccaaacattactggtctgaatgagggaaaacggattgttatgaagtgtgagtgcatcaaggggcTGGGGTGTTTtattactttcatgccttatgatatctctggattctaatatagtagccacaatgccttaggacaaaaatgtaattaaatagttaagtagtaattgaataatattttggatttattttgcacgccattctagcttctgaatattcaataaaataccaaccaatgaaaggtgtgaaaacatatgacgttgctccaatgtcgtgcatgcattaagcactgttaatggcgcactgtctctcgcaacgtaaaaccaaaacttaaaaaatttcaacacaccatgaagtgaaagtgttattgttaaaaaaattggatagatgatttgaaattctttttttagtttttgattgtaaACACTTGACACCAGCATACTATTAAATAACAATTACATTTACACATGTATTATGAGTAACCTTTCCACTACTTCTAAAAACTATAAGACTCCCTATGAGCCCTATACTAagttatagtttctagaagtaccttTCCACCAGTCAGCAGGTTGGTAtaatttagttgcgataacgtcctcccgacggccgccaggccggagggttacaaaGCTTCCGTAATctgtgcagggcgaaatggttaaaaacgtacaattttgacagctagtcagcagatttgctccatttttaccacttttgaaaatcatgacacaaattctaggagCACGAGATTGTAACTACATTGTATGACGATGAGTGCAGTGTTACGGTGTCTGGTCAAATTTTGTCAGTTGAGTAATGTTTAAATAACTTttacaattaaataaaacattaatgcCTGTTTTTTTATCGTAGTGTTAATCCTCACATGCATTTGAACATCCTACAATCAATTGGCCATTTATTtaataaggaaataaaagggtagcgacaagttcttcaactgccgtttaaaaccagcagggtcgtggccatCCGATAAAGACCCGAGACAAAGGACTTTATTGACGGCTacgatcctgcaaggttttaaatggcagtttaagaacgagtcactaatcttttatttccattcataaatgcctttctTGTTATATGCgtgataaagtaagaaactctgtaaaacttatatAACAATTTTCCGACATCCTTAAGCTCTAActtacgtgtgttgcatttttatgacagACATTTTTTTGGATAGATGCATTTCCTGCATAGTTAGTCTtgtggtgcaagacgtttctcgttttcctgtCACACACAGCGTGGCCAACTCACTGACAGcacccgcatcgcccgtaacaagaaacgtcttgcaccaagactagcgcatAGTATACTCCAGCTGgtctttatcaaccgtttaaacacccccacgtgacgcgctctccaccaataggaatatgctaaactgtcttaggtatttatgaaaaaTCCTTGTATTGCAGATGGTCCAGAACGTCAGTGGAGGAGAGATCTCGTCTGATGCAACATCTTGCTGACATTCTGGAGTCTCAACAAGAAGAATTTGCTCAAGCTGAATCACGTGACCAAGGCAAGCCTGTCTCATTGGCTACAAGAATTGACATCCCTAGAATGATCTACAATTTTAGATTTTTCTCAACAGTAATTCTTCATTCTACTAACAGGTTTGCATTCCTTACACATTAGTCATGCTGTCTCCTCTCCCAAATCACACAACATTCTTTGTAAGCCACTTTTTAAATCACTTttaaaaaatagaataaaaataTATAGTTTATTGACttgtgaaataaaaatgtgaTGTTTAAATCTTAccaatttattttgaaatacttttgtTATTAGCTGAGACAAGTTACTGTCACAGATTTCCAAaagtatttttcaatttgtatCCCTATTTAGTTCTACATATCTTGATAAAGCTGAAGCCATCAATTACACAACAACAGCTCCAATTGGTGTGGCTGGTCTCATCAGTCCTTGGAACCTTCCACTGTATCTTCTTACTTTTAAGATTGCTCCATGTATTGCGTTTGGTAATACCTGTGTGTGTAAACCTAGTGAGATGACATCAGTTACAGCATGGATGCTCAGCAAGGCAGTAGTTCAGGCAGGTTAGTTCATGAATTGCAAACACCAAAATACACAAGCAAAttaacatctgaaaatttcatGTAAAAAAAGTGGACACGTTTTTGGGATATCGCCGAAAATTCAGAGTGTATGTCAGCGCAGGAATATGTCAACACAGGAGAATAGTTATGTGATGAATGCTTTaactcagattcaatttttaaGACATACAAACTGTTTTATCTTTttacatacagtacatgtagctgcATACTCTATAAGATACCTCCTTTTTTGCTATGCAAGCAAAAGTAAGGTAAACAGTCCCACAATTTCATGTCATTGTGTACTGTATGTGTGGTCGATCAGTGTCAAAGCAGAAACTGACTAACTCCTCAAACTGTGGCTAAATTTTCATGGCAATTGGATACAGCTGGTGGCTTCTCCAATTTAGCACTCTCATTGAAGCGCTTTGGGCAATGCATCAACCGTGTGTTCCTGGAAATGCCACTGTTGTGGCATTATCAAAATATTGACTtctatgaggggcacagttgaaattataggcccaaggtgatgtcaaaacatGGAATAGATTGGTTGTCTCAAAATGATGCTGTTGTGGCATAGTCATAGTGTGGTATAGATTGGTTGTCTCAAAATGCTACTGTTGTGGCATAGTGTGGTATAGATTGGTTGTCTCAAAATGCTACTGTTGTGGCATAGTGTGGTAAAGATTGGTTGTCTCAAAATGCTACTGTTGTGGCATAGTGTGGTATTGATTGGTTGTCTCAAAATGCCACTGTTGTGGCATAGTGTGGTATAGATTGGTTGTCTCAAAATGCTACTGTTGTGGCATAGTGTGGTAAAGATTGGTTGTCTCAAAATGCTACTGTTGTGGCATAGTGTGGTATAGATTGGTTGTCTCAAAATGCTACTGTTGTTGCAATTCTGGTATAGATTGGTTGTCTCAAAATGCTACTGTTGAGGCATAGTGTGGTATAGATTGATTGTCTCAAAATGCTACTGCTGTGGCATAGTGTGGTATAGATTGGTTGTCTCAAAATGCCACTGTTGTGGCAAAGTGTGGTATAGATTGTCTCAAAATGCTGCTGTTGTGGCAATTGTGGTTTAGATTGGTTGTCTCAAGAAACACACCGATAGTAAGAGGATAAGTCTCTTAAGAATGGTATTTTGGTAAACAATGATGAAAGTGTCTCAAACaatgtcaaacaaaataatcCAATACTGGTTTTAACTGACAATTTTGCAAAGAATCTATATGCAAGAAGTCCAAAACTGTTCTTGATATCAATGTTTTTGGACTAAGTTTGTTTTCCTCCTGCTATTAGGTATACCACCAGGGGTCATTAATGTTGTCTTTGGTGTTGGTCCGAGAGCTGGTCAAGCATTGGTTCAACATCCTCATGTGCCTTTGATATCTTTCACTGGTGGGACTGCAACAGCACAACACATCATTAAGACCAGTGCTCCACATTGTAAGAAACTCTCATTAGAGGTAAGGATTGAATCACAGACTGTTACCACAATATGTAAACTTGTGATTTGTCTTGATTGCTTgtattatattattgtttactGCTGTACTGTATTACTATTAGTCCCTTGGCTTTCTGTGTGGTATTTTAAGTAATAACATCAAACTgtgatgaatgaatgaaaggTAAATGCATTTAAACAGATGTCTAAAACACATgtggttcaccccggtgttcctggctggattggtagcatattgcgccacagcaccttgtaaaccattgcatgGTGCTCTTGTATCTCAAccttcgtcccactccttgcagtaataatacctggcgctttgcatcctttggcaaaaggcacaCTATAAAACcggttattattactattattattgttattattatttttattcaatgACTGACCAAAGTTTGCAGAACTTTTCAACATGAAGGgaagttttctcaaaagttgATATGAAGAAGATTAGTTTGTTGTCAGTTTGATTATTGGGAGGAAATAATGTTTGCAAGaatggtttaaaaaataaacattcaaaTATTAATGACATACTTTCAAATTgagatatttgttttttaattggaaGAATGCCTATAAGGCCTAAAGGTTGTTATatttaattgtaaaaacaaaattcctaaaattcaattttaaaactaaacaaaGAGAGCactttttttaatgcaaaattGTTCTTAACAACAACGTAAACTATTACAACGTTTACAAAACCACACCATGCCTTAAAAATGTTCTCAACTTTTTTCCTCTTTCCTTATGTGACTGAGCAGCTAGGTGGGAAAAACCCAAGTGTTGTATTTGATGATGCCGATTTCGAGAACTGTGTGAAGACATGTGTGAGATCCAGCTTTACCAATCAGGGAGAGATATGCCTCTGTACAAGTCGAATCTTTGTTCAGGATACTATCTTCCAGAAGTTTGTGGATCGTTTCGTGCAGGAAACAAGGTAAGTTTAATTCCTAGCTACAAACAAGACGGGATCAGGCCGCGTCACCAAAAATACAGCAAATCTATGAATCAGTCTTCTAATACATGTTTGAGGCAATATACCAAAGTACTGATGATATCACAGTTTGTTTACCATTTGGCACTTTTTTAGACAGGGAAACCATTGTGTCTCTGCTTAACTGTCAGGGAAAGTAGTACTTACAGCCTTTAAGCAATGCAGTTAACAAACCATGACATTGTCAATATCATGGTCTATGGAAACACTTGGAACCAGAGGTACAACAAGGTGTGGTCTCCGACAAGATCCAGAGTAGAATTCAACAGCAACAACTGCATGACCGCAAAGCTCATTCTCTGCAACCACTTAACCCTCAGGATCGACACAGGATGCAAGACTATTGCACTGGTCTATGGACGGTGAGAGCCACTGTTCTCGGTAAAGTAGCTCCCCGATTCTATGAAATCGAGGTTGAAGGTGGTGGGATCCTACGTGGCAATAGAGGTGCCATACGAAAGGACACTGTTCCTAAGCAGACATTTGTTGATCCTAAACTGCTGGAGGAGGAACTGACACTTCAGCTTGCCAAGGAACACCCTGAACAAACTGAAGCACAACAGGATATTGCCACTCCTGTTGGGTCACCACATAAGCAGACTTTTAGGAGATCCTCGCACACCATCAGATGCCCAAAGCGTTTGCAGGTCTGTCCTGTTGTCTCCATGGATTGCAAAACTCAAgataaaacataaacactgaCATGTATAACCCAGCTTACTCGATCAATCCAAACTATtgcatttgttttcttcctaaAGTGCCATGAACATCTGTCTAGGTTGGGCTCTTGTTTCATGTTGCTACTTACCACATTATTCTGTGCTTTACTGTCTCTGTAAAGCATGAATTTATGGGCTGTTGTGCAGATTTTCACATTAAGCAGTTCCATTAAGTTGGACCTGGTTATTCTCACTATTGCGTATACAGTGTTCTCTTAGTAATTGATGTTGATTTGATACTTTCCTCACTGCACCAATAAAGAATAGAGAGATGACTTGATTGCTCAGTCTGTATAGCCATGTGTAGAGACTACATAATGGCAGCGGTccttcacttttttttcaactattTGTGTTATAATTGTCAACAGGAAACTAAAAGTTGGTGCCCCAAAGGAATCCGACACAAACATGGGTGCCCTCATCAGCAAAGAGCATTTGCATAAGGTCAAGGGTTATGTCGCTATTGCTGTACAAGATGGCGGGTTGTTGTTATGTGGAGAAGGGAAGGAATCACTGGATCTTaagaaagaaaatgaaaatgtaaGTTGAGTATCACTTCCTAATATTACATTTCTGTCTGATGATGATTAATGCTTATGGGCGattccatggttagtcgcattacactttttagtgtcatttcttgatcttggtgctagtagttctatgtgagatattatttccactaagtttatagactgatttgtacttgacacccaaggcttttaagtgatgatattaaaaatgttgtgggcgttgtactctggatgttatagctttgtaaaaagcggttagtcgcattacacaaaaaggacatgataaaaaatacacttgtctcaattcaaaagtttcctcaaactaaaaaacttgcaaaggttttactacatttagcacacatctcttatacattagtatccaacaggatacttataaatagtcagcaacttgaacttttaggtttacgtggcaaaaccatggttagtcgcattacggttagtcgcattacacgtTTCCACTCAATTTAGCCACGCCTACgtggagcccaagctgagttcttatttggcaaaattgggttcattccttgtcaacaacaaaaaataaattggtttcgtatgttagctataacttctaaggggaaagaaagttgtgacaaaaacttgattttttggtgtcatgtccatgtttgcttggaattgccctTATTCCTGTAGAATAGTAAGGTATGCTGTCTTGACTCTGTAATGTTTACACATCTGAACAGATGTGTTTGTCAATGGTTT from Asterias amurensis chromosome 17, ASM3211899v1 includes these protein-coding regions:
- the LOC139949870 gene encoding 2-aminomuconic semialdehyde dehydrogenase-like, which gives rise to MAEVVVENFIGGKFLSTEKYLDSYDPSTGVVWAKIPDSSELEVDQAVQAARQAFPGWSRTSVEERSRLMQHLADILESQQEEFAQAESRDQGKPVSLATRIDIPRMIYNFRFFSTVILHSTNSSTYLDKAEAINYTTTAPIGVAGLISPWNLPLYLLTFKIAPCIAFGNTCVCKPSEMTSVTAWMLSKAVVQAGIPPGVINVVFGVGPRAGQALVQHPHVPLISFTGGTATAQHIIKTSAPHCKKLSLELGGKNPSVVFDDADFENCVKTCVRSSFTNQGEICLCTSRIFVQDTIFQKFVDRFVQETRKLKVGAPKESDTNMGALISKEHLHKVKGYVAIAVQDGGLLLCGEGKESLDLKKENENGYFMRPTVIINVPDDSRSMQEEIFGPVTCINSFKSEEEAVQRANNVKFGLAACLWTSDVSRAHRVGHKLEAGTVWTNCWLVRDLNMPFGGTKSSGIGREGAKYSKEFYTEEKTICIKI